The following proteins are co-located in the Candidatus Paracaedibacter acanthamoebae genome:
- a CDS encoding biotin--[acetyl-CoA-carboxylase] ligase, giving the protein MTYKLFNFEQTDSTNDEVKKLLATDYSQDVLVLTDSQTRGRGRRGRRWYSPPGNLYMSFSKTPPVNPVVLGQISLVVGIAVYRVIKKIMPESAQIALKWPNDILVNKMKLGGILVETEQFPDQSHATCIIGIGINILSAPEMVMFPACCLREFFNDLPGKTQLAQEIMAEFDQCYDIWVNDSFEKLRNEWLLVSYGLGKPVSARAENGFEVYGRFLTLSLDGAVVICDDDGNEYLVRSSEVTYL; this is encoded by the coding sequence ATGACATATAAATTATTTAATTTTGAACAAACTGACAGTACAAATGATGAAGTCAAAAAACTTCTGGCGACAGATTACAGCCAGGACGTATTAGTTCTAACGGATTCGCAAACACGCGGAAGAGGGCGACGGGGCCGCCGCTGGTACTCCCCGCCCGGAAACTTATATATGTCTTTTTCAAAGACACCACCTGTCAATCCTGTGGTGTTAGGACAGATTTCCTTAGTTGTCGGGATTGCTGTCTACCGAGTCATAAAAAAAATTATGCCAGAATCGGCCCAAATTGCTTTGAAGTGGCCGAATGATATTCTGGTTAATAAAATGAAGTTGGGGGGGATTCTCGTTGAAACCGAGCAATTCCCAGATCAATCCCATGCAACATGTATTATTGGGATAGGCATTAATATATTGTCAGCACCAGAAATGGTTATGTTTCCGGCCTGTTGTCTGCGGGAGTTTTTCAACGACTTACCCGGTAAAACCCAGCTAGCCCAAGAGATTATGGCTGAATTCGATCAATGCTACGACATTTGGGTTAACGACAGTTTTGAAAAATTACGCAATGAATGGTTGCTTGTTTCCTATGGCTTGGGTAAGCCTGTTTCTGCCCGCGCGGAAAATGGGTTTGAGGTATATGGAAGATTTCTGACCTTAAGCCTTGATGGGGCGGTGGTCATCTGCGATGATGACGGAAATGAGTACCTTGTGCGTAGTTCTGAAGTAACCTATTTATAA
- a CDS encoding tetratricopeptide repeat protein — protein MGWSLALLGKVYTNIGKHNEVKEVLEQSLAIHKKFYPDTHIEVAWASLLLANACKELGQYEKLKALLQHCLELHTQHFGKDHSQTAEVLMSFGEVYGRENNIETAHTYFQEALKIYQKHHHFDHYKVLENLAELCLRRSNLLDNKLGMAESQNLKKQALHYFNQALEIIEKNLAADSFHNIRLQNKIKNLMKDEEDLTRS, from the coding sequence GTGGGCTGGTCGTTAGCTCTTTTAGGAAAAGTATACACAAACATCGGAAAACATAACGAAGTAAAAGAAGTGCTTGAACAAAGCCTTGCCATCCATAAAAAATTTTATCCTGACACACATATTGAGGTTGCGTGGGCTTCCTTACTTTTGGCAAACGCTTGTAAAGAACTAGGACAATACGAAAAATTAAAGGCTTTACTTCAGCACTGTCTTGAGCTTCACACACAACATTTTGGAAAAGATCATTCCCAAACAGCCGAGGTTTTAATGAGTTTTGGAGAGGTTTATGGACGAGAGAATAATATAGAGACTGCCCATACCTACTTTCAAGAAGCCTTAAAAATCTATCAAAAGCACCACCATTTTGATCATTATAAAGTTTTAGAAAACTTAGCAGAATTATGCTTAAGAAGATCTAACTTACTGGATAACAAACTAGGTATGGCTGAGAGTCAGAATCTTAAGAAGCAAGCCTTACATTACTTTAATCAAGCTCTGGAAATTATAGAAAAGAACTTGGCAGCAGACTCCTTTCATAACATAAGACTTCAGAATAAGATTAAAAATCTAATGAAAGATGAAGAAGACCTTACAAGGTCATAG
- the nuoL gene encoding NADH-quinone oxidoreductase subunit L — translation MSVTHLSAVAVFAPFIGFILSSLGIRYRGDRFSQWVTCLFMLTATVAGGVLFYHIVFMQGATVIKLLDWMNVGGFQAHWGFKLDTLSTTMIMVVNIVSLLVHVYSVGYMSQDKSIPRFMGYLSFFTFTMLMLVTSPNLVQMFFGWEGVGVASYLLIGFWYERQSAGAAAMKAFIVNRVGDVGLALGIASLFLLTGTVEFDGALSQITTMAAGQRPELSFWGHSFDAINLIGILLFIGAMGKSAQLGLHTWLPDAMEGPTPVSALIHAATMVTAGVFLVCRMSPLYEVAPFAREMIVIVGASTAFFAATVALTQTDIKRVIAYSTCSQLGYMFFAAGCSAYGAAMFHLVTHAFFKALLFLGAGSVIHAMSDEQNMNRMGGIYKLIPTTYALMWIGSLALAGIPLFAGYYSKDAIIESAYLTGTSIGDYAFAIGLIVAFLTAFYSWRLLLLSFHGKQHADDTVMAHVHESPVVMLLPLFVLSLGAIFSGYLANDWFVGHKMAEFWGSAIALPRQPHHELPTWVIYSPLAAAVSGIVFAYLFYGGARRLPQWIATKMSILYNFSYRKWFIDELYDILFVNRAFGLGQILWQKGDIGLIDRYGPDGVTRLSLMVSRFMSYFQTGYVYHYAFAMIVGVLLLLTWYLRGEIG, via the coding sequence ATGAGTGTCACGCACCTGAGTGCAGTTGCGGTGTTCGCGCCGTTTATAGGGTTTATTTTGTCATCTCTCGGGATTCGCTATCGGGGAGATCGATTTTCTCAATGGGTTACTTGCCTGTTTATGCTGACTGCGACTGTGGCTGGAGGAGTTCTCTTTTACCACATTGTCTTTATGCAAGGGGCAACAGTTATTAAGTTGTTAGACTGGATGAATGTTGGGGGCTTTCAGGCGCACTGGGGGTTCAAGCTTGATACGCTTAGCACAACGATGATCATGGTCGTTAACATCGTCTCTTTGCTTGTTCATGTTTATTCTGTTGGTTACATGAGTCAGGATAAGTCCATTCCTCGTTTTATGGGCTATTTAAGCTTTTTCACCTTTACCATGTTAATGCTGGTGACCTCCCCCAATCTGGTGCAGATGTTTTTTGGATGGGAAGGTGTTGGTGTCGCATCTTACTTGTTAATTGGTTTTTGGTATGAACGTCAGAGTGCCGGCGCGGCAGCCATGAAAGCCTTTATCGTTAATCGTGTGGGCGATGTAGGGCTTGCCCTCGGCATTGCGTCTCTTTTCTTATTAACGGGAACAGTTGAGTTTGATGGAGCTTTGTCTCAAATTACCACAATGGCAGCTGGTCAAAGACCGGAATTGAGCTTTTGGGGACATTCCTTTGATGCTATTAATTTAATTGGTATTTTGTTGTTTATCGGCGCCATGGGGAAATCGGCGCAGTTGGGGTTACATACCTGGCTACCTGATGCAATGGAGGGCCCCACACCGGTTTCTGCTTTGATTCACGCCGCAACTATGGTGACAGCCGGTGTGTTCTTAGTCTGCCGCATGTCGCCCCTTTATGAGGTGGCCCCCTTTGCCCGTGAAATGATTGTTATTGTGGGCGCCTCCACAGCTTTCTTTGCGGCTACGGTTGCCTTGACGCAGACGGATATTAAACGCGTGATTGCTTATTCCACTTGTAGCCAGTTAGGGTACATGTTTTTTGCTGCGGGCTGTTCAGCTTATGGGGCAGCTATGTTTCATCTGGTAACGCATGCCTTTTTTAAGGCGTTATTATTCTTAGGCGCAGGCTCTGTGATTCATGCTATGTCTGATGAGCAAAATATGAATCGGATGGGGGGGATTTATAAACTCATTCCAACCACCTATGCTTTGATGTGGATCGGCAGCTTAGCATTGGCAGGGATTCCTCTCTTTGCCGGTTATTACTCTAAAGATGCAATCATTGAATCAGCTTACCTAACAGGAACGTCCATTGGTGATTATGCCTTTGCCATTGGCTTGATAGTTGCCTTCCTAACGGCGTTCTATTCTTGGCGGTTACTGCTTCTTAGCTTCCATGGTAAGCAGCACGCCGATGATACGGTGATGGCTCATGTTCATGAATCCCCCGTGGTTATGTTATTGCCATTATTTGTCTTATCCTTGGGGGCAATTTTTAGCGGATACTTGGCAAATGATTGGTTTGTTGGCCATAAGATGGCTGAATTCTGGGGCAGTGCAATTGCTTTGCCACGCCAACCTCATCACGAATTACCCACGTGGGTTATTTATTCACCGTTAGCTGCAGCGGTTTCAGGGATTGTCTTTGCCTATTTGTTTTATGGTGGGGCTCGGCGTTTGCCCCAATGGATTGCGACTAAAATGTCGATACTCTATAACTTTTCGTATCGCAAGTGGTTTATTGATGAACTCTATGATATTTTGTTTGTTAATCGAGCCTTTGGACTGGGTCAAATCTTATGGCAAAAAGGTGATATCGGGCTTATCGATCGGTATGGTCCTGATGGTGTCACACGTTTATCTTTGATGGTATCTCGCTTTATGAGCTATTTCCAAACGGGATATGTTTATCATTATGCCTTTGCAATGATCGTTGGTGTTTTATTGTTACTGACTTGGTATTTAAGAGGGGAGATTGGATAA
- a CDS encoding YceD family protein, with protein MTPEFSRVFNLDKIGQLAYKYEIKATPEELEQLSKRFNLISIKTFQVSFDITKARKRGEYEVHAYVVAEVVQACIVTLQEVPDQLQFEYKLNLVEGDEDRFHDDLDWHAEAEKEYDLEFFQNNEVDFGEITSQYLSLELNPYPRADVTVEEVDLPKDYGKTNPFTVLDILKSRSSKS; from the coding sequence ATGACACCTGAGTTTAGCCGAGTTTTTAATCTGGATAAAATTGGTCAACTTGCCTATAAATATGAAATTAAGGCCACGCCCGAAGAGTTAGAGCAGCTATCCAAAAGGTTTAATTTGATATCTATTAAGACCTTCCAAGTATCTTTTGATATTACAAAGGCCCGTAAGCGGGGGGAATACGAAGTTCATGCTTATGTGGTGGCAGAGGTTGTGCAAGCCTGCATTGTCACTTTACAAGAGGTGCCCGATCAATTGCAGTTTGAATATAAACTTAATTTGGTTGAAGGTGATGAAGATCGATTCCATGATGATTTGGATTGGCACGCCGAAGCCGAAAAGGAATATGATCTTGAATTTTTTCAAAATAATGAAGTCGATTTTGGTGAAATTACATCTCAGTACTTATCTCTTGAACTCAATCCCTATCCCCGGGCAGATGTGACCGTTGAAGAGGTAGACCTTCCAAAGGATTACGGTAAAACTAATCCATTTACAGTTCTCGATATTTTGAAAAGCCGTTCTTCTAAATCGTAA
- the recR gene encoding recombination mediator RecR, with the protein MNSPEIQLLIQHLSKLPGLGPRSGRRVALHLLKRREKIFRPLIQVMLDAEQKVKTCHICHALDASDPCTLCVDPKRDPHQICVVEDVADLWALERANTYRGGYHVLGGVLSAIDGIGPQQLNIQSLLDRIAESQITEVILALNATVDGQTTIHYLIEQLRPFNLSVTTLAHGVPIGGELDYLDEGTLFTAFQARRST; encoded by the coding sequence ATGAATAGTCCTGAAATTCAGCTCTTAATTCAGCATTTGAGTAAGCTGCCGGGCTTAGGGCCTCGGTCGGGTCGCCGTGTAGCCTTGCATCTCTTAAAAAGGCGTGAAAAAATTTTTCGTCCTCTTATTCAGGTTATGCTGGACGCAGAACAAAAGGTTAAGACATGCCATATATGTCATGCGTTGGATGCCAGCGATCCCTGTACCTTATGCGTTGATCCAAAACGTGACCCGCATCAAATCTGTGTCGTTGAAGATGTCGCCGATCTATGGGCCTTAGAGCGTGCTAATACTTACCGGGGTGGCTACCATGTTTTGGGTGGGGTTTTATCGGCCATCGATGGAATAGGGCCCCAGCAACTGAATATTCAAAGCTTGCTCGATCGTATAGCAGAAAGCCAGATAACAGAAGTAATTTTAGCCTTGAATGCCACTGTCGATGGACAAACAACAATCCATTACTTAATTGAGCAACTCCGTCCCTTTAATCTGAGTGTTACCACTTTGGCACACGGCGTTCCTATTGGCGGCGAACTCGATTACTTAGATGAAGGGACGCTCTTTACTGCATTTCAGGCAAGGCGGAGCACTTAA
- a CDS encoding superoxide dismutase: MTHQLPPLPYDMNALEPHITANTLSFHYGKHHQAYVTNLNKLLEGHPLENSSLEEVIMSSAGKSNMVGIFNNAAQVWNHTFYWNCMKSNGGGEPSANFKEKIEKAFGGWDKFLAEFKDAAVTQFGSGWAWLVKDGNGDLKLLKTGNADLPMAHGMTALLTCDVWEHAYYLDFQNRRPDYVDTFLKYLVNWDFVESQL; the protein is encoded by the coding sequence ATGACACATCAATTACCACCGTTACCTTATGATATGAATGCTCTCGAGCCCCATATTACAGCCAATACTCTTTCTTTCCACTATGGCAAGCATCACCAAGCCTATGTGACAAATCTGAATAAACTTTTAGAAGGTCATCCCTTGGAAAATTCTAGTTTAGAAGAAGTTATTATGAGTTCGGCTGGAAAAAGCAATATGGTTGGGATTTTTAATAATGCGGCTCAAGTTTGGAATCACACCTTTTATTGGAACTGTATGAAATCAAATGGTGGTGGTGAACCATCGGCTAATTTTAAAGAAAAAATCGAAAAGGCCTTTGGCGGCTGGGATAAATTTTTAGCAGAATTTAAGGATGCTGCTGTTACTCAATTCGGTAGTGGTTGGGCCTGGTTGGTTAAGGATGGGAATGGCGACTTAAAGCTGTTGAAGACAGGGAATGCTGATCTGCCCATGGCGCATGGAATGACGGCACTCTTGACGTGTGATGTGTGGGAACATGCCTATTATCTTGATTTCCAGAATCGTCGTCCAGATTATGTGGATACATTCTTAAAGTACCTAGTTAATTGGGATTTTGTTGAAAGCCAGCTGTAG
- a CDS encoding ubiquinol-cytochrome C chaperone family protein: MARHPDYYTDFSIQDKVLGRFEVLALHLFLMLRRLKEDTSPLSGDISQEICDLFVADMDHSLRNARLSESKIDKNFKRFIEGFYGRLVAYDKGLDEGALDAAILKNVYGDDQTYLQPGKQMAVRMTNLLDVLRQQPDVNNLNFKGEK, from the coding sequence ATGGCTCGGCACCCTGACTATTATACAGATTTTTCTATACAAGACAAAGTTTTGGGAAGATTTGAGGTTTTAGCTCTTCATTTATTTTTGATGTTGCGCCGTTTGAAAGAAGACACATCGCCCCTCTCCGGAGACATTAGCCAAGAAATATGTGATTTATTCGTGGCAGATATGGACCACAGTTTGCGAAATGCGCGGTTGTCTGAATCTAAAATTGATAAAAATTTTAAGCGGTTTATTGAAGGTTTTTATGGTCGTTTAGTTGCCTATGATAAGGGGCTGGATGAAGGGGCATTGGATGCTGCCATTCTTAAGAACGTTTATGGCGATGATCAAACTTACCTTCAACCGGGCAAACAAATGGCTGTGCGGATGACTAATTTACTGGATGTTCTGCGTCAACAACCCGATGTTAATAATCTAAATTTCAAGGGGGAAAAGTAA
- a CDS encoding RsmE family RNA methyltransferase, protein MTRLYYPESLSLNRMVVLQNDHIHYLRNVLRQEVGAQVNLFNGREGEWQGEITSLTKSRGEVLLRHCLREPEVETPVTLIFCPIKNDPLHYLIEKCTEIGVTIFQPVLMERGNIHKINREKLQRIAVEASQQCERLSVPEVRDLRSLKETLDDWPQGAILYSCAERWRESNHQKHILGSSEDKTKVAGKGSSSTGESVFLKASLIGPEGGISPKEIELLCRYPFVQFISLGKNILRAETAAVVAATKMILG, encoded by the coding sequence ATGACGCGATTGTATTATCCTGAAAGCTTATCTCTTAATCGAATGGTTGTTCTGCAGAACGACCATATTCATTACTTACGCAATGTCTTACGGCAAGAAGTCGGCGCTCAGGTCAATTTATTTAATGGCCGAGAAGGGGAGTGGCAGGGTGAAATTACAAGCCTAACGAAATCTCGGGGGGAGGTCTTGCTACGGCACTGCTTACGGGAGCCAGAGGTTGAAACGCCGGTGACGCTTATATTTTGTCCTATTAAAAATGACCCCCTGCATTACTTAATCGAGAAATGTACTGAAATTGGCGTGACCATATTTCAGCCGGTCTTAATGGAACGAGGTAACATCCATAAGATCAATCGAGAAAAATTACAACGGATTGCTGTTGAAGCGTCACAGCAATGTGAACGTTTATCTGTTCCAGAAGTCAGGGATTTGCGTTCTTTAAAAGAGACTTTGGACGATTGGCCACAGGGAGCTATACTTTATAGTTGCGCTGAACGGTGGCGAGAAAGTAATCATCAAAAACATATTTTAGGCAGCAGCGAGGATAAGACAAAGGTCGCGGGCAAGGGATCGTCTTCCACTGGCGAGTCAGTTTTCCTGAAAGCGAGTCTAATTGGGCCCGAGGGAGGGATCTCTCCCAAAGAGATAGAACTTCTATGCCGTTATCCTTTTGTTCAGTTTATAAGCTTGGGGAAGAATATTCTGCGGGCTGAAACAGCAGCCGTGGTGGCTGCAACCAAAATGATTTTAGGGTGA
- a CDS encoding NADH-quinone oxidoreductase subunit M produces the protein MLEELPILSLTTFFPLFGALFILLIKGDEATIARNSRYVALWSSVLTFVLSLLIYIGFDPLKPGDQFVEHHTWVKEFNISYHMGVDGFSILFILLSTFLMPLCILASWESIQKRVREYMLAFLLLETLMIGMFCALDLILFYVFFEGVLIPMFLIIGIWGGERRIYSCFKFFLYTFLGSVFMLLAIIAIYVQVGTTDLTAVHNHTFSANLQHWLWLAFFASFAVKVPMWPVHTWLPDAHVEAPTAGSVILAGVLLKMGGYGFLRFSVPLFPEANLTFAPYVMSLSVIAVVYASLVALVQKDMKKLIAYSSVAHMGFVTLGIFAMTPQAVTGAMIQMLSHGLISAALFLCVGVVYDRLHTREISRYGGLVAIMPVYAAFFMLFTMASVGLPGTSGFVGEFLVILGSFKVSTVFATLAATGMILGAAYALWLYRRVVFGKLEHADLQSLKDLNWRESFSFAVLGIAVLWMGIYPKTFTDIINPSVDNLIAQYTRKLAQAQKVGQLASADSVSQVRES, from the coding sequence ATGTTGGAAGAACTACCTATTTTATCACTGACGACCTTTTTTCCATTATTTGGAGCATTGTTTATTTTGCTTATCAAAGGAGATGAAGCAACGATCGCGCGGAATTCGCGCTATGTTGCTCTCTGGTCAAGCGTTTTAACCTTTGTGTTAAGTTTGCTCATATACATTGGTTTTGATCCTCTAAAACCAGGCGATCAATTTGTTGAACACCACACATGGGTCAAGGAATTTAATATTTCTTATCATATGGGGGTTGATGGTTTTTCTATTCTGTTTATCTTACTATCAACATTTTTAATGCCTTTGTGTATTCTTGCAAGTTGGGAGTCGATTCAAAAACGGGTTCGGGAATATATGTTGGCGTTTCTTTTGCTTGAGACGTTAATGATCGGCATGTTCTGTGCCTTAGATCTTATCCTGTTCTATGTGTTCTTTGAAGGAGTCCTAATTCCTATGTTCCTTATTATCGGAATTTGGGGGGGTGAGCGCCGTATTTATTCTTGCTTTAAATTCTTTCTGTATACGTTTTTAGGATCAGTTTTTATGTTGCTGGCGATTATCGCTATCTACGTGCAAGTAGGGACCACTGATTTAACGGCCGTGCATAACCATACATTCTCAGCAAATTTACAACATTGGTTGTGGTTAGCCTTCTTTGCTTCCTTTGCTGTCAAGGTGCCCATGTGGCCCGTTCATACGTGGTTACCGGATGCTCACGTTGAGGCTCCCACAGCGGGATCTGTTATTTTGGCTGGTGTTTTGTTGAAAATGGGGGGATATGGTTTTTTGCGTTTTTCCGTACCGTTGTTCCCGGAAGCAAATTTAACTTTTGCTCCCTATGTTATGAGCCTTAGTGTTATTGCTGTGGTTTATGCATCCTTGGTTGCCTTAGTCCAAAAAGACATGAAAAAGCTTATTGCCTATTCATCGGTGGCTCATATGGGGTTCGTTACTCTGGGGATTTTTGCAATGACCCCTCAGGCTGTAACGGGCGCAATGATCCAAATGTTGAGTCACGGTTTAATTTCTGCGGCTTTATTCCTTTGCGTGGGTGTCGTTTATGATCGACTGCATACGCGAGAGATATCGCGTTATGGTGGTTTAGTTGCCATCATGCCAGTTTATGCGGCGTTTTTTATGTTATTTACAATGGCATCTGTTGGACTACCGGGGACAAGTGGGTTTGTAGGGGAATTTCTTGTCATCCTAGGTAGTTTTAAGGTCAGTACTGTTTTTGCGACACTCGCTGCAACAGGGATGATTTTAGGCGCAGCCTATGCTTTGTGGCTTTACCGCCGCGTCGTTTTTGGTAAGCTAGAGCATGCAGACTTGCAATCTTTAAAAGATCTAAATTGGCGAGAGAGTTTTTCGTTTGCTGTTCTAGGAATTGCTGTTTTGTGGATGGGAATTTATCCGAAAACCTTTACGGATATTATTAATCCATCCGTTGATAATCTCATAGCGCAATATACGAGAAAGCTGGCGCAAGCGCAAAAAGTAGGGCAGTTAGCATCGGCTGACTCAGTATCACAAGTGAGGGAATCATGA
- a CDS encoding outer membrane protein assembly factor BamE, with translation MNYTLIPTVILSGLLASCSPTVDNRGYEVDSRDFTRIIPGQTTKQTVEETFGSPSTISAFKPETWFYISKQTETKAFLTPTTTELLTYEVSFNDAGIVSKIIERKGEHAREIKPVGRETPSAGHQTGLLREVFSNFGKLSTKGGSRTGAP, from the coding sequence ATGAATTACACCCTTATTCCTACAGTTATTTTGTCAGGATTGTTGGCCAGCTGCTCTCCAACCGTGGATAACCGCGGTTACGAAGTGGACAGCCGCGATTTTACAAGAATAATTCCTGGTCAAACCACGAAACAAACAGTCGAAGAAACCTTTGGCAGCCCATCTACTATCAGCGCTTTTAAACCAGAAACATGGTTTTATATTTCCAAACAAACAGAAACCAAAGCATTTCTTACACCCACAACGACAGAACTCTTGACTTATGAAGTTTCTTTTAATGATGCAGGAATTGTATCCAAAATTATTGAACGCAAAGGCGAACATGCTCGAGAAATCAAACCTGTCGGCCGTGAAACACCGTCTGCAGGCCACCAAACAGGTCTCTTAAGAGAAGTCTTTAGTAACTTTGGTAAACTTTCTACAAAAGGTGGATCAAGAACAGGGGCACCATAA
- a CDS encoding NADH-quinone oxidoreductase subunit N: protein MIASSLVYLLPELSLSIGGMGLLLYGVFRKQSSVMSSMNVAAILLLFGVGLVLPSSPVTVSLFSGQLTNDVFGQYLKIGILIAAVLVIMSTRKALYSDHIYQAEYPVLILLSVVGMMLMVSSTGYLSLFMGLELQSLSLYIITALKRDDGRSSEAGIKYFILGALSTGLLLYGISLLYGLTGSLLYSDTAKLIASQQGFTLPMYVAFAFILAGVIFKISAVPFHMWTPDVYEGTPTSITAFLATVPKIAAFGMVIRLLMNPFVEGLANWNAIIAVLAMASMTLGSFAALNQKNIKRLIAYSTIGNAGYSLIGMVSGGQSGVQATVIYVFLYVLATICFFACLGNLHRRGLPCEEINDLAGINRIYPGTAFVLAFILFSMAGIPPLAGFLGKLYIFNEAIKAGQITLAVVGVLTSVVSAAYYLWIIKVIMMDPIDHDKWQKVETYKRDITVTIVIILITGTLSLFFIKPTLFIPFASEAAASLFVK, encoded by the coding sequence ATGATTGCATCAAGCTTGGTTTATCTTCTTCCAGAGCTCTCCCTTAGTATTGGGGGAATGGGATTGCTGCTTTATGGCGTATTTCGTAAACAATCCTCTGTGATGAGTTCTATGAATGTGGCTGCAATATTGCTCTTATTTGGCGTGGGATTAGTGTTGCCTTCCTCGCCAGTAACAGTTTCTTTATTTTCTGGGCAATTAACCAATGATGTGTTTGGCCAGTACCTTAAGATTGGTATTTTGATTGCAGCTGTTCTTGTCATTATGAGTACACGGAAAGCTTTATATTCGGATCATATTTATCAGGCAGAATATCCCGTTCTAATTTTGCTATCAGTTGTTGGAATGATGCTGATGGTGTCCTCAACTGGGTATCTCAGTTTATTTATGGGACTAGAGTTACAAAGTTTATCTCTTTATATTATCACTGCTTTAAAGCGTGATGATGGCCGCTCGTCTGAAGCGGGGATCAAGTATTTTATTTTGGGGGCTCTGTCAACAGGGTTGCTCCTGTATGGAATTTCACTACTTTATGGTCTAACAGGTAGTCTTCTTTATAGTGATACAGCTAAACTTATTGCGAGTCAGCAAGGTTTTACTCTGCCAATGTATGTGGCTTTTGCTTTTATTTTGGCTGGCGTTATCTTTAAAATTTCAGCGGTACCCTTTCATATGTGGACGCCGGATGTTTATGAGGGGACGCCGACAAGCATTACGGCATTTTTGGCGACAGTGCCAAAAATTGCAGCGTTTGGAATGGTGATCCGATTGCTCATGAATCCATTTGTCGAAGGGCTGGCTAACTGGAACGCCATTATCGCTGTTCTTGCCATGGCATCCATGACGCTCGGGAGCTTTGCTGCCTTAAATCAAAAGAATATCAAGAGACTGATTGCTTACAGTACAATTGGTAACGCTGGTTATTCTTTGATTGGAATGGTTTCAGGCGGGCAAAGTGGCGTTCAGGCAACTGTTATTTATGTATTCTTATATGTATTGGCGACCATTTGTTTCTTCGCCTGTTTAGGGAATCTGCACCGTCGGGGATTACCTTGTGAAGAGATTAATGATCTAGCTGGCATCAATCGGATTTATCCGGGCACAGCTTTTGTTCTTGCCTTTATTCTGTTTTCCATGGCGGGTATACCACCGTTGGCTGGATTTTTAGGTAAGTTGTATATCTTTAACGAAGCCATTAAAGCTGGTCAAATTACTCTGGCGGTGGTTGGTGTTTTGACATCGGTGGTCTCAGCGGCATACTATTTGTGGATTATTAAGGTTATCATGATGGATCCTATTGATCACGATAAATGGCAGAAGGTAGAAACCTATAAAAGAGATATCACTGTAACTATAGTGATTATATTGATCACGGGAACACTAAGTTTGTTTTTCATTAAGCCGACCTTGTTTATACCTTTTGCTTCCGAGGCTGCAGCATCGCTGTTTGTAAAATAA